One region of Malania oleifera isolate guangnan ecotype guangnan chromosome 6, ASM2987363v1, whole genome shotgun sequence genomic DNA includes:
- the LOC131158872 gene encoding probable receptor-like protein kinase At1g80640 isoform X2, whose translation MATPHHFFFPCFFFFFVLSNSQNTNSSTCTLDFTRFPYEPHGDCFDTATSSASAPSTRSCCGQALQSLFQAMTVRANHSQSIFLDPSQAEACITTFQKLHNKSTNILSKCTLQDFISSSGTDLRCSRHSVNVVSYRQALQALGEGCAEALLISLASSDTDSANWVHGTFSCLWDEIKFPWSTQMDKKGSSLTWKKILAIIITVAVLVVLAPILYKVTRKRLKHASEKEIENFSVKVLKKTLEEESRIPFNSSDLYIFSQDEMAKATNYFCDSNLIGEGTLGRMYVGTMPSGMKAAILKMSEGIKLQDFTDQIYKKAKIRHPNLVSILGYCDRGDQCLVYEYCINGDLANWLFGGQGTTTLTWDQRLQISIGIAQAIRFLHNHPLEKIVHGDIELKTILLSEKLQAKLFDSILSSMYKSNDKSRAMANDVFNFGVVLFQLLTGRAFNLSSSQTKSLIEEARDAVSRGGSLNSLVDPRLNGAYIPVEFRSILSLAILCMTPYERERPNMDHVLQKLEETQILV comes from the exons ATGGCAACTCCTCACCACTTCTTCTTcccctgcttcttcttcttctttgttcttTCCAATTCTCAGAACACGAACTCAA GTACTTGCACCTTGGACTTCACCCGGTTCCCTTACGAGCCCCACGGCGATTGCTTTGACACCGCCACGAGCTCAGCCTCAGCTCCATCCACCCGTTCGTGCTGCGGCCAGGCGCTTCAATCCCTCTTCCAAGCAATGACAGTTAGAGCTAACCACTCTCAGTCAATCTTCCTTGATCCTTCTCAAGCTGAAGCTTGTATTACCACTTTCCAAAAGCTTCACAACAAGAGTACTAATATTCTCTCAAAGTGCACACTCCAAGACTTCATCTCTTCTTCGGGCACCGATCTGCGGTGCTCGAGACACTCCGTCAA CGTGGTTTCGTATAGGCAGGCTTTGCAAGCTTTGGGAGAGGGGTGTGCTGAGGCCCTGCTCATTAGTCTTGCAAGCTCAGACACTGATTCTGCAAATTGGGTTCATGGCACATTTTCttgtttatgggatgaaataa AGTTTCCATGGTCTACACAAATGGATAAGAAAg GGTCCTCCTTGACTTGGAAGAAGATCCTTGCAATAATTATCACGGTAGCAGTTCTGGTGGTCTTGGCTCCAATTCTTTACAAGGTTACGAGGAAAAGATTAAAACATGCGAGTGAGAAAGAGATTGAGAATTTCTCAG TTAAAGTCCTCAAGAAAACATTGGAGGAAGAATCTAGGATCCCCTTCAACAGCTCTGATCTTTATATTTTCTCGCAAGATGAAATGGCAAAAGCCACAAACTATTTTTGTGATTCGAATTTAATCGGAGAGGGGACGCTCG GGAGAATGTATGTTGGAACAATGCCCAGTGGAATGAAAGCAGCAATTTTGAAAATGAGTGAGGGGATAAAGCTTCAGGATTTCACTGATCAGATTTACAAAAAAGCAAAGATAAGGCACCCAAATCTGGTAAGCATTTTGGGATACTGTGACAGAGGAGATCAATGCCTTGTTTATGAGTATTGCATCAATGGGGATTTAGCTAATTGGCTATTTG GAGGGCAGGGGACTACAACTTTAACATGGGATCAGAGGCTACAGATATCGATTGGCATTGCCCAAGCCATAAGGTTTTTACACAACCATCCATTGGAGAAGATTGTTCATGGGGACATCGAG TTAAAAACCATATTATTGAGTGAGAAACTTCAAGCCAAGCTGTTCGATTCCATTTTGTCATCAATGTACAAGTCGAACGATAAGTCACGAGCCATGGCAAATGATGTCTTCAATTTTGGGGTTGTGCTATTTCAGCTCCTGACTGGAAGGGCTTTCAACCTGAGTTCCTCccaaacaaaatctttaattGAAGAG GCAAGGGATGCAGTTTCAAGAGGAGGAAGCCTGAATAGCCTGGTGGATCCACGCCTAAATGGCGCATACATTCCTGTGGAATTTCGAAGTATATTATCATTAGCAATTCTTTGCATGACCCCATATGAACGCGAGAGGCCAAACATGGATCATGTTCTACAGAAACTTGAGGAAACCCAGATTCTTGTTTGA
- the LOC131158872 gene encoding probable receptor-like protein kinase At1g80640 isoform X1, which translates to MATPHHFFFPCFFFFFVLSNSQNTNSSTCTLDFTRFPYEPHGDCFDTATSSASAPSTRSCCGQALQSLFQAMTVRANHSQSIFLDPSQAEACITTFQKLHNKSTNILSKCTLQDFISSSGTDLRCSRHSVKSVINSLGVEIYNAFRSNCSGLSVDNYSDVACFGSVVSYRQALQALGEGCAEALLISLASSDTDSANWVHGTFSCLWDEIKFPWSTQMDKKGSSLTWKKILAIIITVAVLVVLAPILYKVTRKRLKHASEKEIENFSVKVLKKTLEEESRIPFNSSDLYIFSQDEMAKATNYFCDSNLIGEGTLGRMYVGTMPSGMKAAILKMSEGIKLQDFTDQIYKKAKIRHPNLVSILGYCDRGDQCLVYEYCINGDLANWLFGGQGTTTLTWDQRLQISIGIAQAIRFLHNHPLEKIVHGDIELKTILLSEKLQAKLFDSILSSMYKSNDKSRAMANDVFNFGVVLFQLLTGRAFNLSSSQTKSLIEEARDAVSRGGSLNSLVDPRLNGAYIPVEFRSILSLAILCMTPYERERPNMDHVLQKLEETQILV; encoded by the exons ATGGCAACTCCTCACCACTTCTTCTTcccctgcttcttcttcttctttgttcttTCCAATTCTCAGAACACGAACTCAA GTACTTGCACCTTGGACTTCACCCGGTTCCCTTACGAGCCCCACGGCGATTGCTTTGACACCGCCACGAGCTCAGCCTCAGCTCCATCCACCCGTTCGTGCTGCGGCCAGGCGCTTCAATCCCTCTTCCAAGCAATGACAGTTAGAGCTAACCACTCTCAGTCAATCTTCCTTGATCCTTCTCAAGCTGAAGCTTGTATTACCACTTTCCAAAAGCTTCACAACAAGAGTACTAATATTCTCTCAAAGTGCACACTCCAAGACTTCATCTCTTCTTCGGGCACCGATCTGCGGTGCTCGAGACACTCCGTCAAGTCAGTGATAAACTCCCTCGGGGTCGAAATATACAATGCCTTTCGATCAAATTGTAGTGGCTTATCAGTAGATAATTACAGCGATGTTGCGTGTTTTGGCAGCGTGGTTTCGTATAGGCAGGCTTTGCAAGCTTTGGGAGAGGGGTGTGCTGAGGCCCTGCTCATTAGTCTTGCAAGCTCAGACACTGATTCTGCAAATTGGGTTCATGGCACATTTTCttgtttatgggatgaaataa AGTTTCCATGGTCTACACAAATGGATAAGAAAg GGTCCTCCTTGACTTGGAAGAAGATCCTTGCAATAATTATCACGGTAGCAGTTCTGGTGGTCTTGGCTCCAATTCTTTACAAGGTTACGAGGAAAAGATTAAAACATGCGAGTGAGAAAGAGATTGAGAATTTCTCAG TTAAAGTCCTCAAGAAAACATTGGAGGAAGAATCTAGGATCCCCTTCAACAGCTCTGATCTTTATATTTTCTCGCAAGATGAAATGGCAAAAGCCACAAACTATTTTTGTGATTCGAATTTAATCGGAGAGGGGACGCTCG GGAGAATGTATGTTGGAACAATGCCCAGTGGAATGAAAGCAGCAATTTTGAAAATGAGTGAGGGGATAAAGCTTCAGGATTTCACTGATCAGATTTACAAAAAAGCAAAGATAAGGCACCCAAATCTGGTAAGCATTTTGGGATACTGTGACAGAGGAGATCAATGCCTTGTTTATGAGTATTGCATCAATGGGGATTTAGCTAATTGGCTATTTG GAGGGCAGGGGACTACAACTTTAACATGGGATCAGAGGCTACAGATATCGATTGGCATTGCCCAAGCCATAAGGTTTTTACACAACCATCCATTGGAGAAGATTGTTCATGGGGACATCGAG TTAAAAACCATATTATTGAGTGAGAAACTTCAAGCCAAGCTGTTCGATTCCATTTTGTCATCAATGTACAAGTCGAACGATAAGTCACGAGCCATGGCAAATGATGTCTTCAATTTTGGGGTTGTGCTATTTCAGCTCCTGACTGGAAGGGCTTTCAACCTGAGTTCCTCccaaacaaaatctttaattGAAGAG GCAAGGGATGCAGTTTCAAGAGGAGGAAGCCTGAATAGCCTGGTGGATCCACGCCTAAATGGCGCATACATTCCTGTGGAATTTCGAAGTATATTATCATTAGCAATTCTTTGCATGACCCCATATGAACGCGAGAGGCCAAACATGGATCATGTTCTACAGAAACTTGAGGAAACCCAGATTCTTGTTTGA